Proteins from a genomic interval of Mustela lutreola isolate mMusLut2 chromosome 4, mMusLut2.pri, whole genome shotgun sequence:
- the ZWINT gene encoding ZW10 interactor isoform X1: MEGREAGVRAPALEALAKLADIMEPIGRQEETELPAQILAEFVMDSRKKDKLLCSQLQVVDFLQNFLAQEDVVQGLDPLASEDTSRQKALAAKEQWKELKASYQEHVEAITGALTQALPTMVEAQRKRAQLLGALEELQAKKQVAMERLRTAQKQWQLQQEKHLQHLAEASAEVRQRQRGAQQELEQLSQELGSLQQQAEKKRDTLHRHQTFLQLLYTLQGKLPFPEAETELPQMLDLSKDKPQKQNPGDTIGEDRSMLSKADGPQPAGDLSSPGLPEGQQHGKGT; encoded by the exons ATGGAGGGGCGGGAAGCCGGGGTGCGAGCGCCAGCGCTAGA GGCCCTGGCCAAGCTGGCAGACATCATGGAGCCCATTGGCCGGCAAGAAGAGACAGAGCTGCCGGCCCAGATCCTGGCGGAGTTTGTGATG GACTCCCGGAAGAAGGACAAActgctctgcagccagcttcAGGTAGTAGACTTCCTGCAGAACTTCTTGGCTCAGGAGGATGTTGTCCAGGGACTAGACCCCTTGGCTTCTGAAGACACCAGcc GGCAGAAGGCACTTGCAGCCAAGGAGCAGTGGAAAGAGCTGAAGGCCTCCTACCAAGAGCATGTGGAAGCCATCACAGGTGCCCTGACCCAGGCTTTGCCCACAATGGTGGAGGCCCAGAGGAAGCGGGCGCAGCTCCTTGGAGCCCTGGAAGAGCTCCAGGCCAAG AAGCAGGTGGCCATGGAAAGACTGAGAACAGCCCAGAAGCAGTGGCAGCTGCAACAG GAGAAGCATCTGCAGCATCTGGCAGAAGCCTCTGCAGAGGTGAGGCAGCGGCAGAGAGGAGCTCAGCAGGAGCTTGAACAACTGTCTCAGGAGCTTGGAAGTCTgcaacagcaggcagagaagaagcgGGACACGCTTCACAG GCACCAGACCTTCCTCCAGCTGTTATACACTCTGCAAGGGAAGCTGCCATTTCctgaggcagagacagagctgcCACAGATGCTGGATCTTTCTAAGGATAAGCCCCAGAAACAGAACCCTGGGGATACCATAGGGGAAGACAGGAGTATGCTGTCCAAG GCTGATGGCCCACAGCCTGCTGGAGATCTGAGCTCACCTGGACTTCCTGAGGGACAACAACATGGGAAAGGAACCTAG
- the ZWINT gene encoding ZW10 interactor isoform X2 translates to MEPIGRQEETELPAQILAEFVMDSRKKDKLLCSQLQVVDFLQNFLAQEDVVQGLDPLASEDTSRQKALAAKEQWKELKASYQEHVEAITGALTQALPTMVEAQRKRAQLLGALEELQAKKQVAMERLRTAQKQWQLQQEKHLQHLAEASAEVRQRQRGAQQELEQLSQELGSLQQQAEKKRDTLHRHQTFLQLLYTLQGKLPFPEAETELPQMLDLSKDKPQKQNPGDTIGEDRSMLSKADGPQPAGDLSSPGLPEGQQHGKGT, encoded by the exons ATGGAGCCCATTGGCCGGCAAGAAGAGACAGAGCTGCCGGCCCAGATCCTGGCGGAGTTTGTGATG GACTCCCGGAAGAAGGACAAActgctctgcagccagcttcAGGTAGTAGACTTCCTGCAGAACTTCTTGGCTCAGGAGGATGTTGTCCAGGGACTAGACCCCTTGGCTTCTGAAGACACCAGcc GGCAGAAGGCACTTGCAGCCAAGGAGCAGTGGAAAGAGCTGAAGGCCTCCTACCAAGAGCATGTGGAAGCCATCACAGGTGCCCTGACCCAGGCTTTGCCCACAATGGTGGAGGCCCAGAGGAAGCGGGCGCAGCTCCTTGGAGCCCTGGAAGAGCTCCAGGCCAAG AAGCAGGTGGCCATGGAAAGACTGAGAACAGCCCAGAAGCAGTGGCAGCTGCAACAG GAGAAGCATCTGCAGCATCTGGCAGAAGCCTCTGCAGAGGTGAGGCAGCGGCAGAGAGGAGCTCAGCAGGAGCTTGAACAACTGTCTCAGGAGCTTGGAAGTCTgcaacagcaggcagagaagaagcgGGACACGCTTCACAG GCACCAGACCTTCCTCCAGCTGTTATACACTCTGCAAGGGAAGCTGCCATTTCctgaggcagagacagagctgcCACAGATGCTGGATCTTTCTAAGGATAAGCCCCAGAAACAGAACCCTGGGGATACCATAGGGGAAGACAGGAGTATGCTGTCCAAG GCTGATGGCCCACAGCCTGCTGGAGATCTGAGCTCACCTGGACTTCCTGAGGGACAACAACATGGGAAAGGAACCTAG